From the genome of Diabrotica virgifera virgifera chromosome 8, PGI_DIABVI_V3a:
tgattatgttattcaattttttatgtggaatttaatacgaaaaacccattcattcatgtccaaacaaatgagactgaccttttcctggtgaactgaaaatgtcctcacacaagaccctttcctgctatccttggctgcgatcaaacctcgtcctggcttccagtgatgttctcctttgaaaaactagctcgaatagctctcgttcctgcttttgtcgtgatgctctgttctacctttttcgaaactgctatcagctaccgggacactctgggctcaaggaggttcttttactctcgacctggcctacttctcgttccacgatagatactccacactcacggaactacaccggctttctcactcctcgaacactaccgtctactactcgacttcacttctcgacagctcaaaacattctgatctcactttctcatccattcccctactttctaaatatcccttccagattcacaaatcaatcttccaccaccaactctcattcgtaatattcctcaaaaccaatttttaatctttctaaatatgcttaatggatttcaaaagaaaatatttaattcccattctaaaatactttctaactatttacaaattttaatgacctattctctctttcaaatgagtcttatttagcataggctaatgatcgaaaccttccgcgaaaaacgataatgaactatcaactatttcactgagttttatttagcataggctaatgatcgaccttccgagaagaacgataatggtacgcgtcattcactttgtttatcttaagcacattgttccgagtttcgtacgcttattctaatcacttcttaaaattaaatataacaatttgttgtatacaggttgttctaaatttatatgcccgtggttgagaaaattgaaaatattttatattaaattgaattttgtttataattatttattgtttataattattttcatatcaaatagaataAAACAATATATAAGCTTAGCAAATCCATAAATTCCAAGGACATTATAGGTAGGTACTTGGTTTGCTTACAAATCAAAATGTTTGGTTAGTTTCCTATTCAGCGGAGTTACGGGTTTTGTTACTTACCAACGTACTGTTAAAGTACCACGTATCTGTTAAAGTAATTCAACGTAACTCCGTAACTAAATCTGGAAAACTCCAATAAAGAATTGTATTATGTATATTTATACAAAGAAAAGATTCTACTGATATTAGAATTATatttatattggtgtttttaaaaatataaagtcAGTAAGTCCTACTTTTTcaagtttatttagttttttgttgCTCCTTTAAAAGCAGGATTATGTGAGTTACCTGGTTTATTAATTAGGCCGTCGATAAGCTGTCTtccattttacaaaaagtttagtaaaatccTTTATGAAAGATATATATCTATTATAAAATCCCTTAAAGGGCTATATCACAGAACGTTTTAGAACTAAAATGttcatcatcagtgctgttaACTAGCAGGTTTATaacatgctgagccaccaaaatatgCGCGTAAGGAAaccttaacacgttgacggacagaacatctatagacgtctaatttccattgatggaatgtgacacaacgtctatagacgtggCATTTTTCCCTATTGTACtatgcaaaatacatatagtgccACAagacttgcttatacatttgacgcactgtccgtcaaagTGTTAAGGGCCTCGATATACAAAGAAGGTAATAACAGGGTCAATGCTCCCATCCAACTGCccattattacccctggttttattccaggtactcattttattcaaaCTGAGTCGACCTGGGAAATGTATACATTTTTAGGAATGactagatcaggggtgggcaaatacttttaagcgcgggtcAAAATGAAATTtccaaaatgtctcccgggccggaggactataacGCGTAAGTAGGCACACTTCCCGCGAATTTTTTGGTGGAGTTTTCTCCCTGTTCAAGAAGTTTTTTTGACAAATATACTATCATTACTAGTAtgattttaaagcatttggacaaagaaatttgactgttaataatagataatagtaataataaattattgtcTTACTTGGGTGTACATGCAAACAATAATTTATGCCCGCTAAAATATATtacataatttttaaagaaatatgatccgttatattatattatattaagtCATAATAAATCCagataaaaaagaagatatttaacaAGTGGGCAAAATGAAAACTCTTTTCTAGTCTGGATTACGAAAGATttaaatccgaaatcagaaattcgatcaagtaGAGAGCAATCAAGATTAGCCTTTTTGAAGATGTAACCAAAGAGTAACcttgagtaaccaaagactcgaTCTGCAAATCCGTTATCGGATGGTAAAAtcttatatccactctattcttctttatagtgccgaagcttggactgttaatgtggacttaatgagaaagctggaagcttttgcgACGTGgttttttaggagaattttgaaaataccacgGGCCGATCATATTATGAACTATATTATAGTGTTGTACAGAATAGGAAGAGATAGAGAatttttgaccaccattaaaaggagaaaggcAGCATATTGGGGACatatacttaaaaatgattagtacgagttgttgcagctgattatgaGAGATAGAATAGAAGGAGAAACCGGTCCGGGTAGTCGATAAATAATATCCTGATTAAAAAAGAGCAGAAGCGACAGCTGACGCTTTTAAGAAcagcagaagatagagacgaattcgcaatggttatagccaaccttcgttagtggagtcggcactaaaagaagaagaatattaaaatAATGGTCATTAAATAAGTCAGTTAATGAAAGATTTTATTTTGCTATTTCTTTATAGCTTAACGATTTCtacaaattaatttaaaatgatGTTATACGCACACTAATACTAAGagaataacaaaaattgcctGTTGGAATGTTCAATGGGCCGGATATAATAAacaaaagggccggatccggcccgcgggaCTGCTTTTACCCACCCCTCGTCTAGATTTTCTCCGACGCTGGGTTTTCATCCCCGGCCTTAtgcgtggaagtcagacatcctACTGCCTAAGCTACTCGGCCCAATTCCCAACTAAAATGTTTTGTATGTTActttttttaagtataatttgaATGATATTTAATCGATTTGTTGATGATGATTGTTTGATTTAATACCTATTcctatttgttttttgtctaaTTTGTTAAAATTGTTTGTTTAATACCATAatctaaaatattatttactattttagcaTCAGCGAGAACGATCAGCAATAAATGGGAGTCCGGGAATAATCAAGATGATCTACCAACTTCTATAGTAACTAATCCACCTGATCCAGCGACTGATTCTTCATCTGTTTCACCTTCGGATTCTCCACCTGAGCCAGTAACAGATTCATCATCTACTGCACCTACAGATTCTCCACCTGACCCAGCTACTAATCAATCATCTACTGCACCTACAGATTCTCCACCTGCGCCAGTAACAGATTCATCATCTACTGCACCTACAGATTCTCCACCTGACCCAGCAACTGATTCCGCATCTACTGCACCTACAGATTCTCCACCTGAGCCAGTAACTGATTCATCATCTACTGCACCTACAGATTCTCCACCTGACCCAGCAACTGATCCATCATCCACTGCACCTACTGATTCTCCACCTGAGCCAGTAACAGATTCATCATCTACTGCACCTACAGATTCTCCACCTGACCCAGCTACTGATTCATCATCTACTGCACCTACAGATTCTTCACCTGAGCCAGTAACTGATTCATCATCTACTGCACCTACAGATTCTCCACCTGACCCAGCAACTGATCCATCATCTACTGCACCTACAGATTCTACATCTGAGCCAGTAACAGATTCATCATCTACTGCACCTACAGATTCTCCACCTGACCCAGCAACTGATTCATCATCTACAGCACCTACAAATTCTCCACCTGAGCCAGTAACAGATTCATCATCTACTGCACCTACAGATTCTCCACCTGGCCCAGCTACTGATTCATCATCTACTGCACCTACAGATTCTTCACCTGAGCCAGTAACTGATTCATCATCTACTGCACCTACAGATTCTCCACCTGACCCAGCAACTGATCCATCATCTACTGCACCTACAGATTCTACATCTGAGCCAGTAACAGATTCATCATCTACTGCACCTACAGATTCTCCACCTGACCCAGCAACTGATTCATCATCTACAGCACCTACAAATTCTCCACCTGAGCCAGTAACAGATTCATCATCTACTGCACCTACAGATTCTCCACCTGGCCCAGCTACTGATTCATCATCTACTGCACCTACAGATTCTTCACCTGAGCCAGTAACTGATTCATCATCTACTGCACCTACAGATTCTCCACCTGACCCAGCAACTGATTCATCATCTACAGCACCTACAGATTCTCCACCTGAGCCAGTAACAGATTCATCATCTACTGCACCTACAGATTCTCCACCTGAGCCAGTAACAGACTCATCATCTACTGCACCTACAGATTCTCCACCTGAGCCAGTAACAGATTCATCATCTACTGCACCTACAGATTCTCCACCTGAGCCAGTAACAGATTCATCATCTACTGCGCCTACAGATTCTCCACCTGATCCAGTAACAGATTCATCATCTACTGCACCTACAGATTCTCCACCTGACCCAGCAACTGATCCATCATCTACTGCACCTACAGATACTCCACCTGAGCCAGTAACAGATTCATCATCTACTGCACCTACATATTCTCCACCTGAGCCAATAACAGATTCATCATCTACTGCACCTACAGATTCTCCACCTGAGCCAGTAACAGATTCATCATCTACAGCACCTACAGATTCTCCACCTGAGCCAGTAACAGATTCATCATCTACTGCACCTACCGATTCTCCACCTGACCCAGCAACTGATCCATCATCTACTGCACCTACAGATTCTCCACCAGAGCCAGTAACAGATTCATCATCTACTGCACCTACAGATTCTCCACCTGACCCAGCAACTGATTCATCATCTACAGCACCTACAGATTCTCCACCTGAGCCAGTAACATATTCATCATCTACTGCACCTACAGATTCTCCACCTGAGCCAGTAACAGATTCATCATCTACTGCACCTACAGATTCTCCACCTGAGCCAGTAACAGATTCATCATCTACTGCACCTACAGATTCTCCACCTAAGCCAGTAACAGATTCATCATCTACTGCTCCTACAGATTCTCCACCTGAGCCAGTAACTGATTCATCATCTACTGCACCTACAGATTCTCCACCTGAGCCAGTTACAGATTCATCACCTACTGCACCTACAGATTCTCCACCTGACCCAGCAACTGATTCATCATCTACTGCACCTACAGATTCTCCACCTGAGCCAGTAACAGATTCATCACCTACTGCACCTACAGATTCTCCACCTGACCCAGCAACTGATTCATCATCTACTGCACCTACAGATTCTCCACCTGACCCAGCAACTGATTCATCATCTACTGCACCTACAGATTCTCCACCTGAGCCAGTAACTGATTCATCATCTGTTTCACCTACAGATTCTCCACCTGAGCCAGCAACGGATTCATCATCTGCTTCACCTACAGATTATCCATCTGACTCAACAACTGCTTCCTCTGGTTCATCAACAGATTTATCAAGTGACTCAACTGGTGCAACACCTGAGTCAACTACGAAAGGTTCAGCTGCAAGTTTATTTGCAGGCACGAATTATTTGATGGCTACATTTGTTATTGTGATTATAAATTACTTCTTAATCTAAGTTAgatcaattttaaatatttttgtatctATGCACGATTGTAAATAAATATGGCTGTAAAGTGCATTcgaataaaattttaatttttgtagtattaattttgtaaataaaatattatttttatataaagaaATTAAGTTGATAATAATTGTTGGAATCGATCAATATTAAATAAACACTTAACAcgtatattaaacaaaaattaggTGCGAATATGGATTTGGGGCTGACGATAGCGGACCTGCAAGAAATGCACTGCAGGCGGGTGCCCATGCCTTTCTGCtgatagaccggtctagttagactcaaaaataggagtgaggctacaataattaccatcaagctgaaaattggcaggattgttcaaaataccatcataaattaaatctaaaaagtcctcataaatccgacccctgctaaaaaatttacgcggggtcaaaggtcaccaaatatggtttttagcgattttcagcgaaacggtaagttttatcgtaaaattagttctaacaaaaaatgtagattagataattatctataaaaaatatcttaatagtttttttcctaagagtcactgtttttgagatacaacgattcaaagagttgacagacttctaatcgtcataataatatatgtattagtacaccaggtgTATACATCattgaagctgtaatacaagtaaacataatattctacggtcaacttaacttatattacacataataatataagattataaatatgataatgtttctactatacagcttgcggtctaccgagggatgcaatccataagctgtattatattacagtgccaacaaaaaaaatctttacaaagtgaatgtaacgcgaaaataataagaattatttgaattttacggcttaatcccaacaaaaatacacaacaaaatacaacacatgacaaagtattaacttataataattctttttatttatgcgccttagttcaatttgtaaagatgggttttgtcggaataaacacgttcgtcggctaatctaatcaccctacctattcttttctcagaagggtttgaacataataatgaaagacaactttctaggcataatgtttattgctaagtactaataaatacttatgcaaattacaccgtaattttcctgggtggcgaaatccttcaggtagatgacaccctcgagaTATTAActagtcttgagtactactccggagtgaaaatacgtgttaaaatatattttttatcgtgtatttcgtgttattttcattgttataacaaaaatgtcagaatattgttttatttgcgctAAAATTTTAACTGAAGGTGAAATTGTTACCGTTGAACGTGGTATAAAAACATTAATCAATGCAAGTACTGAAAGAGCTGATGGATTTTTAGAATTTCTTAAACAGCAGAAATCTGTGACCATACATGTGGAGTGTCGTAAAAGTTATACTCGAAATTGTTCTATTGCTGCAGCTATTAAAAGACAATATGAAAAACAAGAAGCCAGTACATCGACCAAAAGTCCTCCTCTTACTAGAGCACGTGTAAGTGAACcagctttttgttttaaaaaacaatGCTTATTTTGCGGCCAGGAATGTAATGAAGAGCGTGAAAAAAAAATGGCCATCTCTgctctctctatgtatggagcgcctaagaaaactacgtgcttagataagtttcgatatgcatgtttttttaaaagtactcgaaacaaaaaacaagtgcagttatcttgtcttcctccaacctcagcggctgctcatcaacatctttttcgggtatattaccaagttcaagtgtggcttggttatcagctagatccaaaagactggggatggaaattagtcgacagttcattagaaccaattcaaactttactcccccctgcgccggaaaaactcctgaacacaattttttgcaactgtaaaaagggatgtagcgctaaatgtggttgcaaaaaagttggactgttttgtccggtagcatgcactaattgtcaaaaccggtcgtgctccaatgttgaatcaccaacaattgaggattcatttgattctatcgaggagccatggcGATGTGTTATTTTTGgaacaatttacttgcacccaggatgaacaagaagaagaagaagaagaagaagaagaactagaagatgaagaagaggaagaagaacaatgagaagaagaacaagggaagcagaagtattagaaaattatgaaccagtttgataaatttccctttttttaatttataccgctttatataaagtttaatcatttttaacccttgccaatatcaattattaaatagctttaaattaaacagaatcataacagatccgtggaataggcatactggggaaaccacgttaaaaaaacgcgctaagtacactacctcaaaggtggtgtggaaacgtgtgcgcatattatgacgattaccactttttgaatcgttatatctcaaaaacggtggctcccatgaaaaaaagtaataaggcattttttatagataattatctaatctacattttttgttagcactaattttatcataaaacttaccgtttcgctgaaaatcgctaaaaaccatatttggtgacctttgaccccgcgtaaaatttttagcaggggtcggatttatgaggactttttagatttaatttatgatggtatttttaacaatcctgccaattttcggcttgatggtaatttttgtagcctcggatgcgtaagttgaccggagtatgaTGTTATACAAAATGCTAACTTAAAAAAATCCGAAAGGAGTCTATGCTACTTTTGCAGGCGGGTACCTTATACCTTAGCGCCGAAACTGTATGGACTgacagttatttttttttaattgtcattTTTAACCTGTCATTTGTTAAATTTAATAACTTGCCGATATTGTGtgcattactttttttttattttagcttaACGTGTCTCGACAACATAGGTCACTGACACAGGTACAATTTTACTACATTACATTACAATAAAAGGAAAATTACATCTCAATACAATTACATTACAATAGatagaaaaacattttaaatacaTAATCAAAATTTCTAAACTATAATATATGTATCTTTTTCTAGATTTCGTGGTATAGCCTGGTGTCATAAAGGTAGTCAATAATGAGTTGAAATTGATCTACCGAACTGAGAATATTTTGTAGGTTAAGATTCAAATTATGCTTTTTTCTATTATTGTAGAAATAGGGACAGTCTATGCAAATATGTTTAACAGATAGAGTGTTACCACAGTGTGTACATGTAGGTGGATCTTGGGAAGTCATCAAATATTTATGAGTCAACCTTGTATGGGCTATTCTAAGTCGTcgaattaaaattttgtttttccgtGTCATGGAAGGAAACTCAAGTTTTTTTATAGATGGATCACGAAGCTTGGAAGGAATTTTGTTTCAGTAATCTTGCCAAGATATTAGGATAGTATTTTTAAAAAACGACTGTAGATCCGTATGTAATTGTAAGTTTTCAGTTTCCTCATTAGAAGAAGAGACTTGTTTAGCAAAGTGGTCGGCGAGTTCGTTACCAGGGATTCCCACATGAGACGGAATCCAGATCATGGTTATGGATACTCCCAGTGAGATTAGACTATCGAAAGAGTTTTGGATAGCTTGGACCAACGGATGTACGGTATACATACTTTTTAGAGAATGGATAGACGCTGAAGAGTCGGTACATATTGCTACTTTTTTACGTCCTGGAGATAGCGAGTTTGCGGCTTGGAGGATAGAGAATAATTCAGCTGTATGTATGCAACAAAAGAGCGGAAGATTGCAGGATTTGATTAGATCTGTGTTTGAGGTTACCGCACATCCAAGAGCTATTGGGCTCTTAGAAGCATCTGTATATAGAATTTGGTCGAATTTATTGTTAGCAATTAATTCGTTAAAGGTATGTCTTAGAATTTGTGGATTGGTTTGATGCTTATCATAATTAGTTAACGTGAGATTAAAATTTGCTATCGATTTACTCCAGGGAGAGACATATTGTGGCAAAGATTGAAGTTTAATTGTAGAAGCAGAGTTTAAAAGGTCAGTTTTTAATAACTTATGGGCGGGATTTTCAGTATTAGCAGATATTCGAGACGAATATTTCAAAAGGAGTTGCCGTCGACGCACATAGGGGTATTTTGCCAATCTAGGCGGTCATAATTATTTCTTTCGATTTTATTATTCTAAAATGATTTCCTAATTGAATTAAGCTATAGAGAGTGTTTTACAACATATATATAAGTAGAATATGAGTCACTAAAACGAGACAGACGCACTGCGCATGCGCCGGTACAGTCCCAGACAATGTCGGTAAGCATTGGATCTGCATTACCGGCCAACACGTAACTTAGCATGGTTCAGAACCTTTTAGTCAAGACCGAAACCATAGCTGACTTTATGACGTCATATATGACGTTATGACGTCACACTACTTTGTACttccttttttaatttttattagccGCGCAGTCccggaatatattaaaaaatagtaGGTTCTAGGTTCTGAACCATGCTAAGTTACGTGTTGGCCGGTAATGCAGATCTAATGCTTACCGACATTGTCTGGGACTGTGCCGGCGCATGCGCAGTGCGTCTGTCTCGTTTTAGTGACCCATATTCtactacatatacagggtgtttggtaaagaatgggccatagcttaacctcaggttcctgaggttaaaatagaccgatttaagctaactcaccttagtacaaagtttataataaccgagatacagggtgtcaaagttaaactttttttttatttattattgaatatttcctgacaggaatgagataacaacatgaaatttggtatataggggttttttgggtcgagaaaactaaattccttaccaaaaattatgtattgcccagagggcgccacatacgcctttcagcactaatttattacgttcaattttttttatccctcactctgtataattttgacattaaaatttttattctcctattagttttacttaaaaaaggtatacttttttcatctccctaaactcaaccgttttcgagataaacgcattttaaatctgcgatacaccatcatttttagcataatagcattgtagttacacccgaaaaataacttaaaaccataataattatgccaattctcaaatttatgtcattgcatcgcaaattcaaTTTGAaggaatttgcgatacatttttggataattttatggttttaagttatctTAACGTTATCTCACGTAAACGTAAtctaaatttttaatataaatatgtgtAATTTCCTTGTTTCATGATTTTTTGCCCATAAGTCAAGAAAGTGCGAATATGGGCGGCTGATTTGATAATTATTATGATGTACAAATTCATatcttccaattaaaaaaaatacaacaaccGGATCTCACCCTAAAGTATAACAAAAACCTTTTGATGTGTTAAAATGTGGTCgaaactttaaaatatttaaacccCGTTTTCaaacatccaaaatattattaatacatcAACAAATAAAACAATAAGTACATGAAAAGTAGGTGTTCTTCCCCGCTTGTTCTAGATccataactgtatttttttaacaacaaacacttgatatttttttttattacttgcACTTGCACTTGCACCAAACAGCTGAGAAAGATACATACACCTGTAGCGACAAGGTCAAACTCCGACTAAAGCTACGGCACTGGTGCAACTTATTACACAACGGAAAAGGTCGCCTTGTGTTCTCTATTTATTTAACTTCACGAGTATCCGGTTTTTTTCTACCGCTTTGAGTTTTGAAAAATGGACTTTTGACCGGCTAGATCGTTTAAATACCCCTATGTGCGACGTAACCAGAGGGGAAGTTCATTAGCTTCTCTATATAAACTCTCTGCTGGGCTCGACCTGAAAGCTCCAAGGCAAATTCGAAGTGCAGTGTTAtgtacagaattaagaagttttAAATCAGATGGACTAGCTGACATATAAATAAAACTACAGTAGTCTATTTTAGAACGAATAAAACATCTATAAATCTTAAGAAGGGAGTCTTCATCTGCGCCCCAATGATGATTGGACAGAGTTTTTAGTATATTTAGATAAGTCAtgtgaatatttttaaaaatatcgatgttATATTATATTAGCTGCTTTTATGAGGCTATTAACCGTTTTGGTCTTCGAATTCCTGGTTCAAATAAACACAGTATAGGTGGGCAAGCAaactaaggccgatgccacattatgcgttttgaccggatgcgtttccgccgcatccggtgaaaacgcatagtgtgacagatcggtccggttgcgttggaaacggatgcgttttgagtcatcggtacgcgcttacaaactgcaccagactaaacgcatagtgtgacaggtcgatccggttgcgttggaaacggatgcgttttcaacgcatccggtcaaaacgcataatgtggcatcggcctaagagagtcattaatattcagggccggatttaaggggtggcaggctgggcagcttcccggggcccccacattccGGGGGCCCCCAAAGCctcaaacgcaaaaaatattAGCAAATTGTTCacatataattatttttgttttatacaaACACTTGTGCCGTctactctctaaatttagttgcaaaagctgCAGCTGAGTGTTGTTCTGCTGCTACAGCATTATCTGATTTCTTAGAGGAACTATCTATATGtattttcacttcctctacatatagatcCAACTTGTTAATCAAATGTTTAAAAGCTCCTTTAAGCGACAGCAACGCAGAGCGTGgagaaatattattgttcctaaaagagtaaatactactagatggttaTCCAGAAGTGATACCGCAAAAGCACTAGTTATAGATTATAATCATACTAAAGTAGACttatccaaaatttcagaagcaacaatttaaaactccTAGCGATACAAATTgtttgtataatcgaatgtgCTTACTGTaaacaggaatatttgcaatattttggaatgaaatcttagagaAAACAAACATTTCAAGtcgtattctccaagatccaaatattgccGTTAAATTAGGAGTGgcagcacttagatcacttaaagAATTTATACAGTcaagacctggcaatttcaaaaCATATGAGATGCGAGGCGCGATGGTAAGCAGAAGTCAATACTATTCGGCACATAGAAATTGACTATGGAATATTCGACTGACTCCACTGGATTATGAAACATTTTATGAGACTGAAATGACATCATAGAAATTTAGGACTCAGAATTTTATCGCTATTATAGATCACCTCATTACCTCTTTAAGTCAGAGGCTTTCTGCATATAAAtacattcattccaattttggatttttatatCATTTAGATATATTTTGGTCATGCATATATGTacaatattttggccatgttatgcgacacccagagagatataatatacttcatttaataatacaaggcaaggtagacggaagaaaggggcaggtcgaagaagaacgtcatggcttaaaaacctgagagaatggtttaacagatgcTCTatatcccttttccgagctgccgtgaacaaaattactatagccaatgcTCGATAATcaagcacggcacatgaagaagaagacatcatTTAGCTTCAGAGCTATCAAAGCTTAGGTACTGACATCtgtagcaatgatttagatgaaatCCTAGGTGTCGAACTAATACAATTTAAATGTACCGATTGTTAGAAGAAAATAATGTGAATGATGCGtttccaaatgttgaggtgaTACTTCGTTTATATTTCTGATA
Proteins encoded in this window:
- the LOC114336647 gene encoding mucin-4 isoform X18, with translation MKLTGVCFLIVAFCAINALASPSDPDDPSPDEQTNAPSVSTSDSPPDTVTDSSSTAPTDSTPDPATDSSSTAPTDSPPNPATDSSSTAPTDSSPDPATDSSSTAPTDSTPDPATDSSSTAPTDSPPDPATDPSSTAPTDSPPDPATDPSSTAPTDSTSEPVTDSSSTAPTDSPPDPATDSSSTAPTNSPPEPVTDSSSTAPTDSPPGPATDSSSTAPTDSSPEPVTDSSSTAPTDSPPDPATDPSSTAPTDSTSEPVTDSSSTAPTDSPPDPATDSSSTAPTNSPPEPVTDSSSTAPTDSPPGPATDSSSTAPTDSSPEPVTDSSSTAPTDSPPDPATDSSSTAPTDSPPEPVTDSSSTAPTDSPPEPVTDSSSTAPTDSPPEPVTDSSSTAPTDSPPEPVTDSSSTAPTDSPPDPVTDSSSTAPTDSPPDPATDPSSTAPTDTPPEPVTDSSSTAPTYSPPEPITDSSSTAPTDSPPEPVTDSSSTAPTDSPPEPVTDSSSTAPTDSPPDPATDPSSTAPTDSPPEPVTDSSSTAPTDSPPDPATDSSSTAPTDSPPEPVTYSSSTAPTDSPPEPVTDSSSTAPTDSPPEPVTDSSSTAPTDSPPKPVTDSSSTAPTDSPPEPVTDSSSTAPTDSPPDPATDSSSTAPTDSPPEPVTDSSPTAPTDSPPDPATDSSSTAPTDSPPDPATDSSSTAPTDSPPEPVTDSSSVSPTDSPPEPATDSSSASPTDYPSDSTTASSGSSTDLSSDSTGATPESTTKGSAASLFAGTNYLMATFVIVIINYFLI
- the LOC114336647 gene encoding mucin-4 isoform X30, with the translated sequence MKLTGVCFLIVAFCAINALASPSDPDDPSPDEQTNAPSVSTSDSPPDTVTDSSSTAPTDSTPDPATDSSSTAPTDSPPNPATDSSSTAPTDSSPDPATDSSSTAPTDSTPDPATDSSSTAPTDSPPDPATDPSSTAPTDSPPDPATDSSSTAPTNSPPEPVTDSSSTAPTDSPPGPATDSSSTAPTDSSPEPVTDSSSTAPTDSPPDPATDPSSTAPTDSTSEPVTDSSSTAPTDSPPDPATDSSSTAPTNSPPEPVTDSSSTAPTDSPPGPATDSSSTAPTDSSPEPVTDSSSTAPTDSPPDPATDSSSTAPTDSPPEPVTDSSSTAPTDSPPEPVTDSSSTAPTDSPPEPVTDSSSTAPTDSPPEPVTDSSSTAPTDSPPDPVTDSSSTAPTDSPPDPATDPSSTAPTDTPPEPVTDSSSTAPTYSPPEPITDSSSTAPTDSPPEPVTDSSSTAPTDSPPEPVTDSSSTAPTDSPPDPATDPSSTAPTDSPPEPVTDSSSTAPTDSPPDPATDSSSTAPTDSPPEPVTYSSSTAPTDSPPEPVTDSSSTAPTDSPPEPVTDSSSTAPTDSPPKPVTDSSSTAPTDSPPEPVTDSSSTAPTDSPPDPATDSSSTAPTDSPPEPVTDSSPTAPTDSPPDPATDSSSTAPTDSPPDPATDSSSTAPTDSPPEPVTDSSSVSPTDSPPEPATDSSSASPTDYPSDSTTASSGSSTDLSSDSTGATPESTTKGSAASLFAGTNYLMATFVIVIINYFLI